GCCATAACCACCACAATAACACTACCAAGTCCTATATCCCCACAATACGTCTagatcatttcattttattgatCGTGCAAACACCGTTATCTCAACTTATGAGAGACGAGTTTAAGTTTTGCGTCTCTAATAAAGGCGTGTTACAAAGATAATCAAATTGGTTGAATGGTGAAGGTGACAAACATAAGTTATTGTAGTTGTATTGGCTTGAGTTAGAATGTCtcatatgcatttttttcaaattactagtactaattttaatggatttcaaaagcaaaataataccaaaatgtGATATATGAGAGTCTAATTGGTCAACTAGTGCAAGATCGAAAATAAGCTGATTTTATCACTTCAGCAATCCAACTGTCTACGATTGAATTGATGTGTATTCCTTATGCGTCTTCATCAGAGACGCGAAATTAAAATTGCCACGCATTTAAAGGCGCGAAATGCAAACAAATATGTTTGGATATGATCTTAATGAATTGAGTTGTTATCAAGTCGACAAAATAACAATCcaactctaactatttataagCCTAATTACTAATAATCTAATATGTCCCACCATTTTTAACTCGGTATAAATCACTTTAATTGTTTCACTAACAAAATAATGAGTGTTGATAAAATCCATGTTTATGGCGCCAAATTTTATTACTGTTGACAGATATTTCCCGCCTCAATCAGCATTCCCTCCTTTTAAATGCCTTCAATCAAATGcgcaattaaataaaacaaaaaaaaaataaaaaatggaaatcagCGATGAAAACCTAAAATCGGAGGAGGAGAAATGCAACTACTGGCTGCTGAAAACGGAGCCGGCGGAGTGGTCTTGGGACGACCAAGCCGCCAACGGCGGCTTATCCAATTGGGACGGAGTGAAGAACAAGCAGGCGCAGAAGTATATGAAGAGCATGAAAATGGGGGATCTCTGCTTCTTCTACCACTCCGGCGCCAAATCCCGGCGCGTGGTCGGCGTGGTGGAGGTGGTGCGCGAGTGGTACGACGAGGCGGAGGCGGTGGACGTCAGGGCCGTGGGGGAGATGAGGGCGGCGGTGGGGCTGGCGGAGATGAAGAAGGAGTTGAAAGGGGTGGAGTTCGCGCTGTTCAGGCAGCCCAGGCTGTCCGTTTTGCCGGTGGAGAAGGGGGTTTGGGAGAGAGTTTGCCGGATGGGAGGTGGATATGGGGATGATGAGGATGATGGTGATAAGGATAAGGTGTTTGATAATATGCCTCACTGaagattttggtttttgattGATTGCCTTGTTAAGGTATttttgtgcaaaattgcatTCGGACTTTTACTAGTTTAGTGTACCTACTTGACGAAAGGTTTGATCAAATGCCAATGTGCGATGCTGCGGAAATAAGAATCGAAGTGGTGATTATGATTAGCTTAGGTGTTTGATGATATGCAAgattttgccttttttttggctttttaagtattttgtgtatattttggGCAGCATTCAAGCATTTTTTTTGCGCGAAATTGCAATGGTTTGTGCACCAACTTGATGAAAGGTGTTATCAAATGCAAATACCATACTCATTTGTCAACGAGACaaatagactagttttactattttgggcCCTACAAAATTAGACAAagtctaaaattaaaattttttcaacaaataataatctaCGCATCATTTATAATGTGGACTTATAATCTACTAAAATTCATTccactactttttttcatctcttttttactttaccaaatttcacattaaaacacGTGTTATTTATAAGTTTGTCAATTTTCACCAGCAAGAAATAGATGAAAAAGAAGAgtgttaaaaaaagaaatattgcacatctttttattatgaatGTTCAATAGATTTTTATTCGAAAATTGTGTTgtaataaatcatttattttttaataattaatcatttccaattatatagattttatttttgtagatactactattattagaTTTTCCTAACAAGGAATATTTCCTATTCCAAAAGAGTAtgcttaatttaaattttgtgtgtcctacaaaaatatgcttattattttttttgaaaatcacttgttatatttctatattatctttctaacttatttttaactaaCAATAAAAGCTTAGATCATTTCTCtgctctctactttaacttatttactAAAGTGTccctatttattatttaattagtaactttttagtatttatgGATCATCAAACTAAATACTATGACTATATGAAGAAGTTTGTTtcttatgtttttttcttaattcttgtAAAATTTTCTGTCTAGCTATATAATTGAGACAAAATGGAATTTAAcatcattaattcatttttttacagATTTATTGAAGCTCTTAAAAAGATAGtttatggttgaaaattgaaatgtacatccatttctcaattaaaaaaaattaagaaagacACATAAATGGAGTGAAAACGcgatttcaaattatattccaTCGACTTCAAAAGTCGCTGAGCGTTGTTTCAAAACCCTGTGCGAAGAATTAGGAGAGCCAGAGGCCGCGCCGGCGATAAACCCTGCCGCCGGAGCTCTTCCAATGCAAGTCATAAGCTGTAATCCGCGGCTCTTCAGCCTAATCAACCGCTCAACGCAGCATTTCAATCTGCGCCCATTCTCCTCCTCTTCATCATCCTCAGCCTATTCCAGCCAGTCACGCGGCGGACTTCCTCGATTCTTCTCCGAAACCTTACCTACCATTAAGGTACTTCCACTCCCCCAATTTTCACCAGCAATTGTGCACGTTTTCGTGTGCACACACTGATACACACGGCTTATTGTTTAAGAAACTGCATTTGTAAGCGTTATCGTGTTTCAATTTTGTAGGGTGGTGTTGTGAGAGTGAAAGGCGACGAGTTCTGGCACATGACCAAAGTGCTAAGACTAGGAATCGATGATAGGTAATATGACTTCCGTTAATTTTGGTTTAATCTCGTAGTCAAGCTCAATATATTGATGAATTGgtgattttttattgattttgtggaATGAATCTGATTTTGATAGCTTACTTGTCTTCATTCTCACctctgtgttttatttgcattatGCACACACTTTAAagagtaagagaaatgaataaTTGCTTAAGAGATGTCCTTTTTTTGAGCTGTTCCGATTTCTGAGTCTGTCGACATTTTTTCTCGCAAATTTGGATTACACGAGGTGATTATCAAATCACTAAAAGTTATGGAAAAGGAGAACATGATTTTGAAGAGAAGAGATGTTACACATTCGATTTATTTCTAGGGATGTGGAAGCTTTGAAGTTACTTGTCTCTAATTCGGTATCAATATGGTATGATTTATATAGATCTTTACATTGCAAGGGTAGAGCTATTTAATGGAAAGGGCGGTCTCGTTGAGGGGCGCATAGAGAGTATTGATCGTTCTGGGGTGGATTTTGAAGCAGTGGAGAACCCAAAATTAGTTTCTCAACCAACCACTCAGTGGCACGTTTTCGCTGCGTTCAGTGAGTTTCTGGAGAACTTGTTTACCTTATTTCCCCTGTGTCTTGGGATTCTATATCTGATTTACGTTGTTTATTTAAGGCACTCTCAAGGGAGGGAGAGCTGATTGGCTAGTGGAGAAATGCACTGTATGAACTTCAGCTGATGGTAATTTTCGTTTAATTTGTGGTTTTCAGAGATAtttattatatctattttttcttcattttgtgCACCACAGGAACTTGGAGCATCCAGTGTGACACCGTTGCTAACTGGACGCTCTCAGTCAATTTCAGAAAACAGGGCTGACAGACTGCAGCGAGTTGTATTGGCAGCAGCTAAGCAATGTAATATACTATGATGCTGCTTTCTTTCTGCAttgttttctttcatattAGGTCATTATGAAatcattttcatgttttgaattttattttgttcatcCAAACTACCTTGTATATGTAGGTCAACGATTACATGAAATGATTTTGAAGCCTCCCATTGCAGTTGGTGAACTTCTACCTGTTGTAAGTGTATTCTGTAAAATCATAGTAATTTAGTAGTGTTTGACTGATGAGTTTTGTCTAACCTTTAACTCTGTTCTCATGTTTCATGTTGTGCTCTTTTCTCTATCCTCTATTTAGGTAGCTAATTCAAGATTAGCATTTTTGGCTGCGGCAGAGGCTACTCCCGTTTTTAATGCATTAAGCTCTATAAACAAAGAACCTAATGGAATCATTATAATTGGCCCTGAAGGAGGTTAGTGACTAATACATTCTATGTATAATCCCACCCCTTTTTGGATGAGGCTATGTTTAGTCCTTTGCTCTTTTTCCTCGATCCATTATgcacaaataattaataaagtccTTTCATACGTAGACTTCACCAAAGAGGAATTGAACTCGTTAAGGGAGGCTGGAGCAATTGCTGTTGGTCTGGGCCCACACCGTTTGCGTGTTGAAACTGCTACAATGGCTCTCCTTTCTACTGTGATGTTATGGTCCGACTGCCAGGAATTAGCAAGCAATTAATTGCACTTCAGGCAAGTTCCTTTTCTCGATATGTATGTCATACATTTTTGACATGTCTTATGTCAAATCAATATGTAACTCTAGAACTTCCATATCAATTCACCTTTCTTGACATGACATAAGCTCTTAACCTTGTACATATGCTTGCAACTTGTCTAAAGTATACCAGAAAATTTCTTGCTTGCAATCAAACCATTCCCTTGTGTAGTTATGTATCCCTCTTGTtctaaaaaaagtgaaaaaaataatcctaGTGTCATTATATGCCCGCTTGAGTCGAACAAGTTCTATCTCAATTGTGACCGGACACACATACTCAAGGTGATGATGAAACTGAAACTGAAACTGAATAGGGCTctttttgttgataaatgaacaaaaatttaaagccGCATCACAGTGGTCTCGAATTCGAGACCCTTTGGCATCGTGCATTAACTGCAATACCACTAGGCTAACACGCACGTGGATAGGGCTTTTTGGATACTTGTGATGTCGTTGTACTTGGAACTGATATTTGTAACAACCAAAGGTTATGTTATTGAAATCCTAATATGAACATCTTTGGCTTTTGAGAATGACAGAAGGAAACGTCACATAATTGACTTATTTGTAGGGAATTTAGTGGTTTGCCTTAGTTAACGGTCTTCTACGGAGTCTACAAAGctctattttctctctcttattaaTTTCTCACTCCTTCCACTCATTTTCACATTAAGAAcatatgtttattattttgcaaaaattataatttatgaacaattatttatttttacccTTATTTTCTTGGTTTACATACTTTCACAAACATTAGATAAGGTTAttatatagaaaaagaaatattaaaacagTTTAAAAACTTTCTTGTTGAAAATGATAGCGCAAAACAGCAGAATTTCAGCGGCAGACTTTTGCATATAAGTTGAAAAAAACTAGCtatgtttgattaaattatttttacgaCGAATGGTTTTATTTCTTTCCAATATTATAATGTATACCCATTTGAGTGTTTTGACCTATTTGATTAGTATAATGCATTATTGAAATGTGGAATTGGCTTAACCAGAGAAGGTTTACCTTGGGTTTCTTCTCTTTGAAAATTTCACCGTCTGAACTTTGAACAGAATCATTCATTGAATGCTTACTCTATCTTTTTGATGACTTAGacgaatactccctccgtccgccattaagagtctcatttcgaGCACGGATAtagttttaaaagaaaatggtggAAAAAAGCATTACTGAAATGTAGGCCTCACCAGacatatatgaatttaaacgAATGTTGGAATTTAGCTAATGGAagggaccctattaccatttatggtaaaagtgaatcggGACTGCTATTTgcggatggactaaaatggaaaaacgggactcctattttcggacggagggagtatcatttttgaGTCACTcgccccttaaaaggccttataagagggagggttatccacacttatatagaggagctaggatcatcaccaagtcgatgcgTGACAAgattttaatagttttaatagtcaaaacaaaaaatattctcaCTGTGTTTTCAATTACCGATACTTaagttatgttttttttttcgcaaAATTGTCTCTTAATTACTGTATTATTGGTGTTATCATCAATGAATAGGAAGAAAGGgagtaaaaaaagaagaagaaagaaatggttaaatttaaaaagtaggGTTGTTTGGATTTCAAACCTAAAAATTGACTACGAAGTGTGGCTGACTATTTACTCTAGTTAGTAAAAGTGGCCATtacaatattgatatatattaatggagtataattttttattgcatttgtTTAATGTGTGTACATCATATATATGATATGCATTGACTTTGTTGAGCAGAAGTTAAGAGGCCAAAGGCATGTGGTGTGTATTGAGAGATATCATCAAAGTCACGACTTTGAAAAACCGATACTGTTATTTACACTTTCTTGTGAAGTTGACATTCAATAGATGTGTTTGCTAAGTTTCTACTTTCATTTCATAACAAATAATTCTCCCACTATTTTTCAATCCCCATTTATGTTTTGGTTGACATCTGAACAAGTGTGGAATATGCTTTTCctcatttgaaaaatgaaactgTATCAACTTGATTACTTGTATATCTTGTAAAAATAGTCTcttgtatatttataaaaaattgttttgtaGACATCATGCTACAATATATTATCCTCAGGACCCGTTTGGTTTTACGGATAAGATATAACAAGATAGTTATGATGAGATACTCTAAGATAGTGTAAAGAATCTTGTTTTAAAACTTATTCACCTACTATGCCGTATGACTTATTTTTTGTActcataatatatttttactcATTACTAGTTACTACTATCATTATATTTGAAGTGTGATTTTTTTCTCCACCATAATAcagtaattgtttttattaaaatcacaTTCCATTTGGCATATTTTTAAAGGAGAAAGGAATACCGAATATGTAGTGCTTTAAATAATGTTTGTATGGGTGAAGACATGAATGATAGGAGTTGTACTTGTCAAATTTAAATGACGTGTGGGTAGAGCGTAGAGATATGACTGCTTAATAATGGTTCAAATCTTTttgcatataattattttgtactatcatatagtagtagtaatattctctctctctccattgatgtttattttatttcacctATATGTGAGTGgatatatgcatattttgacACGAGAGGATAAGATTACAAATGATGACTTGATCGCACACTGAATTcgttttcttcattttgcaCTATATCTATAAGAAAGACAATCTCAATTTTTAACGGCAAAATggcaaaatcacaattttaatgaccattcaaaatttggattgcaaatcacaaatttcaaaaatttaaacggATTTGCAAACTTTTATTACTTCATGAGTTATCAttcaaatagtaaaaaatgcAAGAGAAACCAGAATTGGTCTCTTCCAATTTTGCaaatcacaaatttcaaaaatttaaacggATTTGCAAACTTTTATTACTTCATGAGTTATCAttcaaatagtaaaaaatgcAAGAGAAACCAGAATTGGTCTCTTCCAATTTTACAAACAATTAGCCGTTATTAGAGCATCTACAATGGCTTTAGGCCAGCTACAggctagccactctctctctgccacgtcatcagcactaaaaattcATCTGctacatcatcattttaatcaaataggctagccacaataaaaataattcaaaaaacaactacatttacggaattaaatttacgataaattacggaattaaatttacgagacatatacgtggaaaattcattaatttcatttaaaaaaaaagtacattcattaaaaaaaaaaaaaaattacataataaagaaaaaaactatcgccgtgcatccttcctccgtgcccacaactcttcaattaaatccttttagagttgaatatgagcatcaacttggcgcatgtcggcatgtgCCTGGAGACGGCCGGTttcatcgtgaggtaccccCCTTCGCACGTTGGGGGTGGCATACGCCCGTGGCTGGACCGTCAGTACGCATCCCGGTATCGTCATTCGTTTGATTAGTCGGTTAtgcgccttcgtcttcgacgatcatgttgtgcatgataatgcagACGTACATTATATCATTAATGCAtttgacatcccacaaacaCGATGGACTCTTAATTGtcgcccatcgagactggagcactgaccaaatgcgcgctccacgtccttgccaAGGGCGCCGACTCCTGCTCTCTTCCGCACAGTAGGCCTTCCCGTCATCATTTGCGTGCTccgatcgtcttcacaaagacagtACTTCACCTAGGTATATCCCATCCAGCATGCTAAagagcccatatcatgccgctGCCGCTGGGTCACAAATGAGACGACCGCACCGAGATGCCCCGACACTTCGTCAAGAGGCGACGAGTCGAGACgctgaggtcgttgttcgacccggctaccctaAAATACGCATGCCGATCCACAGTCAGTAATcggctacggcctcgaggatcatcgcgGGATTCTTTTCCTTGTAGCCTGGCCGGTAGGCCCTCCTTCCTGTGCAATGACGCTTCTTCCACTCCCACGCATACAATCTATGTCGcttaacatcccggggaacccatgcttcgccccgtgcatctgcatcgatcctgacaatcttgggggtagggcttcgaaggtaccgATCATGGAAAATTGTAATCACGCCGACAAAACCGCATATCTCCAGCAAATGcccaccgatgtggaggtaatttcatcccacatgtcttccgcgcctccgtaggctgATTGTtgccgtgcacttttgaatagctTAAAAGGCCGGGGTCTACCAGCCCGCATTGCCTCGTTTAAGCTCATATATCGGACactccaaagcgtcaacgatacacataaacaactccctgtgcattctaaaacgcccgAACATGTTTGCGTTAAACCGCGGCTCCGGAGCGAAGTAGTCAAcatatagccgctgatgtgcagcttaCGCATCCCG
The genomic region above belongs to Salvia hispanica cultivar TCC Black 2014 unplaced genomic scaffold, UniMelb_Shisp_WGS_1.0 HiC_scaffold_763, whole genome shotgun sequence and contains:
- the LOC125199989 gene encoding ribosomal RNA small subunit methyltransferase E-like isoform X1 is translated as MQVISCNPRLFSLINRSTQHFNLRPFSSSSSSSAYSSQSRGGLPRFFSETLPTIKGGVVRVKGDEFWHMTKVLRLGIDDRVELFNGKGGLVEGRIESIDRSGVDFEAVENPKLVSQPTTQWHVFAAFSTLKGGRADWLVEKCTELGASSVTPLLTGRSQSISENRADRLQRVVLAAAKQCQRLHEMILKPPIAVGELLPVVANSRLAFLAAAEATPVFNALSSINKEPNGIIIIGPEGDFTKEELNSLREAGAIAVGLGPHRLRVETATMALLSTVMLWSDCQELASN
- the LOC125199989 gene encoding ribosomal RNA small subunit methyltransferase E-like isoform X2 is translated as MIDLYIARVELFNGKGGLVEGRIESIDRSGVDFEAVENPKLVSQPTTQWHVFAAFSTLKGGRADWLVEKCTELGASSVTPLLTGRSQSISENRADRLQRVVLAAAKQCQRLHEMILKPPIAVGELLPVVANSRLAFLAAAEATPVFNALSSINKEPNGIIIIGPEGDFTKEELNSLREAGAIAVGLGPHRLRVETATMALLSTVMLWSDCQELASN
- the LOC125199992 gene encoding thymocyte nuclear protein 1-like; translation: MEISDENLKSEEEKCNYWLLKTEPAEWSWDDQAANGGLSNWDGVKNKQAQKYMKSMKMGDLCFFYHSGAKSRRVVGVVEVVREWYDEAEAVDVRAVGEMRAAVGLAEMKKELKGVEFALFRQPRLSVLPVEKGVWERVCRMGGGYGDDEDDGDKDKVFDNMPH